In Fusarium oxysporum f. sp. lycopersici 4287 chromosome 2, whole genome shotgun sequence, a genomic segment contains:
- a CDS encoding lysosomal cobalamin transporter, which translates to MAHAGLVQTSLIWVAYAVAVVLCFAAAIITTFTWQTPRERSAVVSIVAIISLTSLLATVLLLPVDIALVSATASATLGAKKDWATPERIDSILYTLKVVYYSLYSFDALLCLIVIPFAYFWHEEYDEIEVEEEGRTLSSRFLAAAKYTLFFVAFVVVLFLLGFFVPAAGDSSQSHWDLDYFKKLVAQNHGEKALTFALGLLLTLGTLLYVVYTGAGLALLPISFIKAAPSISAPQLHQTTASQLEQNRERQRQIEMRNAGRQEGMSRKDQRELDALIREEQTLVRRERLAAEAQGEGRSRIYQAWLKVCAVFRPIKLLGGIFLLLLSLVIFVSMLITGIDKAKNSVCKQKCGYILGQIHVFQPMNFIFVKSAKAFPVDYILMALLVLFFFSSSISGIATVGIRFLWVRIFQIRKGRTAPQALLIATVMLGLIILATNYGIAMLVAPQYSTYGTQTFCANEPEHPGDQPDCRNHKDMIHACSEALKYKHAKDVCTPSVMSTFLNRITITWPFFGLVDFWAQFAFLSVFLIVFVTALFRTPKLNLSQMDEEAEADEEESLLASTGRRFGATWQDVRGKPSSSGNESANNGNGSQSAA; encoded by the coding sequence ATGGCCCACGCAGGCCTCGTCCAGACCAGTTTGATCTGGGTCGCTTATGCTGTCGCTGTTGTCCTCTGTTTCGCAGCAGCTATCATCACAACATTCACCTGGCAAACACCCCGCGAACGTTCCGCCGTCGTCAGCattgtcgccatcatcaGCTTGACTTCTCTACTCGCTACGGTTCTACTACTCCCTGTCGACATTGCCCTCGTCTCCGCGACTGCCTCTGCAACACTGGGCGCGAAGAAGGACTGGGCTACTCCCGAACGCATCGACAGTATCCTCTACACTCTCAAGGTTGTCTACTACAGCTTGTACAGCTTCGATGCTCTCCTCTGTCTGATCGTTATTCCTTTCGCCTACTTCTGGCATGAGGAGTATGACGAgatcgaggttgaagaggagggCCGAACCTTGAGCAGCCGCTTCTTGGCCGCTGCCAAGTACACCCTGTTCTTCGTCGCATTCGTCGTCGTTCTGTTCTTACTCGGTTTCTTCGTCCCCGCCGCCGGCGATAGCTCTCAGTCGCACTGGGATCTCGACTatttcaagaagctcgttgCTCAGAACCATGGCGAAAAGGCACTCACCTTTGCACTGGGTCTTCTGCTCACCCTTGGCACACTGCTCTACGTCGTTTACACCGGCGCCGGTCTTGCCCTTCTCCCCATCTCGTTCATCAAGGCGGCACCTTCAATCTCAGCCCCTCAGCTCCATCAGACAACCGCTTCCCAGCTTGAACAGAACCGCGAACGCCAGCGACAGATCGAGATGCGCAATGCTGGCCGACAAGAGGGCATGTCTCGAAAGGATCAGCGCGAGCTCGATGCTCTGATTAGAGAGGAACAAACCCTTGTCCGACGTGAAAGACTTGCCGCTGAGGCTCAGGGTGAAGGTCGCAGCAGAATCTACCAAGCCTGGCTCAAGGTCTGCGCTGTCTTCCGCCCCATCAAGCTCCTTGGTGGAattttcctcctccttctgtccctcgtcatcttcgtaTCAATGCTCATCACTGGCAttgacaaggccaagaactCGGTTTGCAAGCAAAAGTGCGGTTACATCCTTGGCCAGATCCACGTCTTCCAGCCCATGaacttcatcttcgtcaagtCCGCCAAGGCTTTCCCCGTCGACTACATCCTCATGGCTCTTCTggttcttttcttcttcagcagctcCATCTCTGGCATTGCCACCGTGGGCATTCGCTTCCTCTGGGTCCGCATCTTCCAGATCCGCAAGGGTCGAACAGCTCCTCAGGCTCTCCTCATTGCGACTGTCATGTTGGGTCTGATAATTTTGGCCACCAACTACGGTATCGCTATGTTGGTTGCTCCTCAATACTCTACCTACGGAACGCAGACTTTCTGCGCCAACGAGCCCGAACATCCTGGAGATCAGCCAGACTGCAGAAACCACAAGGACATGATTCACGCCTGCTCCGAAGCGCTCAAGTACAAGCACGCCAAGGACGTCTGCACACCATCAGTCATGTCAACATTCCTCAACCGCATCACAATCACATGGCCTTTCTTCGGTCTTGTCGACTTCTGGGCCCAATTCGCCTTCCTCAGCGTTTTCCTCATCGTCTTTGTCACAGCTCTCTTCCGCACCCCCAAGCTCAACCTTTCTCAGATGGACGAAGAAGCCGAAGCCGATGAGGAAGAAAGCCTCCTTGCCTCTACAGGCCGACGATTCGGCGCAACATGGCAGGATGTACGAGGAAAGCCCAGCAGCTCAGGAAACGAGTCTGCCAATAACGGCAACGGCTCACAATCCGCTGCTTGA